Proteins encoded by one window of Marixanthomonas sp. SCSIO 43207:
- a CDS encoding MBOAT family protein, whose translation MLFNSIEFAVFLPIVFILYWFVFNKKISSQNSLLVLASYVFYGWWDWRFLFLIVFSSLIDFILGIQLSKTERKPIRKSLLLISVLVNIGFLGFFKYFNFFAESFANAFTFFGQHIEPTRLSIILPVGISFYTFQTLSYTIDVYRNKLKPTTNPISFFAFVSFFPQLVAGPIERATSLLPQFYRKRIFKNDEATDGMRQILLGLFKKIVIADNCAVIVNSIFENPESYSGSVLFLGAVLFSFQIYGDFSGYSDIAIGTARLFGFNLMKNFALPYFSRDIAEFWRRWHISLSTWFRDYVYIPLGGSRGNLTLRLRNIFIIFIVSGFWHGANWTFIIWGALHALFYIPFMVFNQHKKHTDIVAKRSLFPSFSELMKILFTFTLTTLAWVFFRAESVTDAALYLKGIFSESFFTVPELIPLELFGLIALLIIMEWLRKDYEHTFSKLQHQLNKPLRWCFYVSIIVIIYFFGNTDEAIEFIYFQF comes from the coding sequence ATGCTCTTTAACTCCATAGAGTTTGCTGTTTTTTTACCAATCGTTTTTATTCTCTATTGGTTTGTATTTAATAAGAAAATATCTTCTCAAAACAGTTTATTAGTACTTGCGAGCTATGTGTTTTATGGTTGGTGGGACTGGAGGTTTCTTTTTCTGATAGTATTTAGTTCGCTTATTGACTTTATTTTAGGCATTCAACTCTCCAAAACTGAACGAAAACCAATTAGAAAATCATTGCTTTTAATAAGTGTTTTGGTAAATATTGGGTTTTTAGGCTTTTTTAAATACTTCAATTTTTTTGCTGAAAGCTTTGCCAATGCTTTTACATTTTTTGGGCAACATATAGAACCAACTAGGCTTTCTATAATTTTACCTGTTGGCATTAGTTTTTATACCTTTCAAACACTTAGCTATACAATCGATGTTTACCGAAATAAACTAAAACCAACCACAAACCCTATATCATTTTTTGCCTTTGTAAGCTTTTTTCCACAACTCGTGGCTGGTCCTATAGAACGTGCTACCAGTTTGCTTCCTCAATTTTATAGAAAAAGAATTTTTAAAAATGATGAAGCAACAGATGGTATGAGGCAAATTCTTTTAGGGTTGTTTAAAAAAATTGTCATTGCAGACAATTGTGCTGTTATTGTAAATAGCATATTTGAAAACCCAGAAAGCTATTCGGGGAGTGTGTTATTTTTAGGTGCTGTATTATTTTCTTTTCAAATTTATGGAGATTTTTCTGGCTATTCAGATATTGCTATTGGTACAGCGCGGTTATTTGGTTTCAACCTTATGAAAAACTTTGCGCTCCCCTATTTTTCTAGAGATATTGCAGAGTTTTGGAGGCGTTGGCATATTTCACTTTCTACCTGGTTTAGAGATTACGTTTACATTCCGTTAGGAGGTAGTAGAGGAAATTTAACGCTAAGATTAAGAAACATTTTTATCATTTTCATTGTTAGCGGATTTTGGCACGGTGCCAACTGGACATTTATTATTTGGGGAGCGTTACACGCTTTATTTTATATACCGTTTATGGTTTTTAATCAACATAAAAAACATACTGATATTGTAGCAAAAAGAAGCCTTTTCCCAAGCTTTTCTGAACTCATGAAAATTCTCTTTACGTTTACACTTACAACACTGGCTTGGGTGTTTTTTAGAGCAGAATCTGTTACTGATGCCGCTTTATATTTAAAAGGAATTTTTTCTGAATCATTTTTTACAGTTCCAGAACTAATTCCTTTAGAGTTATTTGGGCTAATTGCTTTGTTAATTATTATGGAGTGGCTTAGGAAAGATTATGAACATACATTTTCAAAACTTCAACATCAATTAAACAAACCATTAAGATGGTGTTTTTATGTGAGTATAATTGTTATAATTTATTTTTTCGGAAACACCGATGAAGCTATTGAATTTATTTACTTTCAATTTTAA
- a CDS encoding DUF1206 domain-containing protein: MGNKKQNFARFGVATKGWVYFLIGTLTAFAAFGLGGEKSGSNNALDFISQQLFGKILLIITAIGLVGYVFWRCYQAITDPNGIGTGFKAIVKRVSYFISGVFYSFLAFSAIKQVLGSGSNGGDNSLFMQMLNSKSVAIIIGAALLGKSFYEFYQAYSGSFRKEVNEAGLSNKATKIIIPAAKIGFTARGIVVGIMAYLIFRNAFSASVEEVDKTQAFDFLQNEFGSMIMGIIAVGLILYGAFMLIKAKYSSLSID, encoded by the coding sequence ATGGGAAATAAGAAACAAAATTTTGCTCGTTTTGGTGTTGCCACAAAGGGTTGGGTCTATTTTTTAATAGGCACGTTAACAGCCTTTGCTGCTTTTGGACTTGGGGGAGAAAAATCAGGTAGCAACAATGCGTTAGATTTTATTTCGCAACAGCTTTTTGGTAAAATCTTACTCATTATTACCGCTATTGGGCTTGTTGGTTATGTTTTTTGGCGATGCTATCAAGCAATTACAGACCCCAACGGAATTGGAACCGGCTTTAAAGCAATAGTTAAACGAGTAAGTTATTTTATAAGCGGTGTTTTTTATTCATTCTTAGCTTTTTCTGCTATTAAACAAGTGTTGGGGAGCGGCTCAAATGGCGGTGATAACTCTTTATTTATGCAAATGCTTAATTCAAAAAGTGTTGCTATTATCATTGGTGCGGCTTTGTTAGGTAAGTCTTTTTATGAGTTTTACCAAGCCTATTCAGGGAGTTTTAGGAAAGAAGTAAACGAAGCAGGTTTGAGCAATAAAGCAACAAAAATAATTATACCAGCTGCCAAAATAGGTTTTACTGCCCGAGGAATTGTAGTGGGCATTATGGCATATTTAATTTTTAGAAATGCTTTCTCTGCTTCTGTAGAAGAAGTAGATAAAACTCAAGCTTTTGATTTTCTTCAAAATGAATTTGGATCTATGATAATGGGAATCATAGCTGTAGGTTTAATTCTGTATGGTGCTTTTATGCTCATTAAAGCAAAATACAGCAGTTTAAGTATAGATTAG
- a CDS encoding flavodoxin family protein, with amino-acid sequence MASKKPDFSNLKALYINCTLKKSPRMSHTRGLIDVSATIMKSENVSVEIIRFVDYDIAPGVYYDMTQHGVEKDAWPDIWKKIDAADILIIGTPIWLGEKSSEATKLIERLYAMSGKQNDKGQYYFYGKVGGCIITGNEDGIKHCSMNLLYSLQHVGYSIPPQADCGWIGEAGPGPSYMDKESDAKNNSFTNRNTTFMTYNLLHLAKMLKEQGGYSAYGNSRADWDDGTRWNFENPEYR; translated from the coding sequence ATGGCTTCAAAAAAACCAGATTTCAGCAACCTGAAGGCTCTCTACATTAATTGTACGTTAAAGAAATCTCCACGAATGAGCCACACGAGAGGTTTAATAGATGTTTCTGCAACTATAATGAAGTCTGAAAATGTTTCAGTAGAAATTATTCGGTTTGTAGATTATGATATTGCACCGGGAGTGTATTATGATATGACCCAACACGGTGTAGAAAAAGATGCTTGGCCTGATATCTGGAAAAAAATTGATGCCGCCGACATTTTAATTATTGGTACTCCTATATGGTTGGGCGAGAAGTCTTCTGAAGCTACAAAACTCATTGAACGTTTGTATGCTATGAGTGGCAAGCAAAATGATAAAGGACAATATTATTTTTACGGAAAAGTAGGTGGTTGCATTATAACCGGAAACGAAGACGGGATTAAGCACTGTTCTATGAATCTACTATATTCGTTACAGCACGTTGGTTATAGTATTCCGCCACAAGCAGATTGTGGCTGGATAGGTGAAGCCGGTCCGGGACCAAGCTATATGGATAAAGAAAGTGATGCAAAAAATAATAGCTTTACCAATCGTAATACTACATTTATGACATATAACCTCTTACATTTAGCAAAAATGCTAAAAGAACAAGGTGGGTATTCTGCCTACGGAAACTCTCGTGCAGATTGGGATGACGGGACTCGTTGGAATTTTGAAAACCCTGAGTATAGATAA
- a CDS encoding response regulator — protein MKKIDLACIIDDDPIFIFGAKRMMQLSNFCNGFLVFNHGKDALNHLKPLMQEDSSDAFPDVILLDLNMPIMDGWQFLDEFIKVETTRKITIYIVSSSIDPADFEKSQKYSQVKNFVIKPISEDKIKFIMEDFNSD, from the coding sequence ATGAAAAAAATTGATCTAGCCTGTATTATAGACGACGACCCTATTTTTATTTTTGGAGCCAAGAGAATGATGCAATTATCAAATTTTTGCAATGGTTTTTTAGTATTTAATCACGGAAAAGATGCATTAAATCACTTAAAACCTTTAATGCAAGAAGATTCTTCAGATGCGTTTCCAGATGTAATTTTATTAGACCTAAATATGCCCATTATGGATGGCTGGCAGTTTCTTGACGAATTTATAAAGGTTGAAACCACCAGAAAAATTACCATTTACATTGTAAGTTCTTCTATAGATCCTGCAGATTTTGAAAAATCTCAAAAGTACTCACAGGTTAAAAATTTTGTAATCAAACCTATTTCTGAAGATAAAATTAAGTTCATTATGGAAGATTTTAATTCAGATTAG
- a CDS encoding PAS domain-containing sensor histidine kinase, with protein MNINAPKNAKTHNNNRIFSFMQEAAKIGSWEVDLINNEVYWSKVTKEIHEVEANYQPSLEEGINFYKEGQNREKIAELFNNSVETGEKFDGEFQIITNDGKEKWVRSIGAPIFDDQNNCIRVQGVFQDIDEKTRALKKIALNEERFRKIFEYAPNGMALVAIDGSWLQVNETLCNMIGYSREELLQSTFQEITHPDDLFLDTSLLEEMLNNTRDRYKIEKRYYHKDGSIVWALLSVSLVKNNEGKPLYFVSQINNITERKKAEKQNDELLETTKDQNMRLLNFAHIVSHNLRSHSGNLEMLLNLMQIDLPEATNNEFFPMLKSAVNHLQETIENLNEVAIVNTKTAENLTSENVFNYIQKSINSLHPQILESNATFQNNVDKNIQIKGVPAFLDSIFLNFFTNSIKYKSPDRNPLIHINAEVKDKFVIISIKDNGLGIDLKNYGEKLFGMYKTFHNHTSARGLGLFITKNQIEAMGGKIEVESEVNKGTTFKLYLQNEKN; from the coding sequence ATGAATATTAATGCCCCAAAAAACGCTAAAACACATAACAACAATCGTATTTTCAGCTTTATGCAAGAAGCTGCCAAAATTGGTAGCTGGGAAGTAGACCTTATAAACAATGAGGTATATTGGAGCAAAGTAACAAAAGAGATTCATGAAGTTGAAGCCAATTACCAACCAAGCCTTGAAGAAGGTATAAATTTTTATAAAGAAGGTCAAAACCGAGAAAAAATTGCAGAGCTTTTTAATAATAGTGTAGAAACCGGTGAGAAGTTTGATGGCGAATTTCAAATAATAACTAATGACGGCAAAGAAAAATGGGTGCGCTCTATTGGAGCACCTATTTTTGATGATCAAAATAATTGTATAAGGGTTCAAGGTGTTTTTCAAGATATTGATGAAAAAACAAGAGCATTAAAAAAAATAGCTCTTAATGAAGAAAGGTTCAGAAAAATATTTGAATATGCTCCCAACGGAATGGCATTGGTAGCTATTGACGGTTCTTGGCTTCAGGTGAATGAAACTTTGTGCAATATGATAGGATATTCTCGTGAAGAGTTATTACAATCTACATTTCAGGAAATAACACATCCAGATGATCTATTTTTAGATACGTCACTTCTAGAAGAAATGCTTAACAATACACGAGATCGTTACAAAATTGAAAAAAGATATTACCATAAAGACGGTTCAATTGTTTGGGCACTTCTTTCAGTATCACTAGTAAAAAACAACGAAGGAAAACCTTTATATTTTGTTTCTCAAATAAATAATATTACCGAGAGAAAAAAAGCAGAAAAACAAAATGATGAGTTGTTAGAAACTACAAAAGACCAAAATATGCGGCTTCTTAACTTTGCTCATATAGTTTCTCACAACTTACGATCGCATTCAGGTAATCTAGAAATGCTTCTTAATTTAATGCAAATAGACCTTCCGGAAGCGACAAATAATGAGTTTTTTCCAATGCTTAAAAGCGCCGTAAACCACCTACAAGAAACCATTGAGAATCTTAATGAAGTTGCGATTGTTAATACAAAAACAGCTGAAAATTTAACTTCAGAAAATGTATTTAATTACATTCAAAAATCAATTAATAGTTTGCATCCTCAAATACTGGAAAGTAATGCTACATTTCAAAATAACGTTGACAAAAACATTCAAATAAAAGGAGTACCTGCTTTTTTAGATAGTATCTTTTTAAACTTTTTTACAAATAGCATAAAATATAAAAGCCCCGATAGAAATCCTTTAATACATATTAATGCTGAAGTTAAAGACAAGTTTGTTATAATTAGTATTAAAGACAATGGGTTGGGTATAGACTTAAAGAACTATGGAGAAAAACTCTTTGGGATGTATAAAACCTTTCATAACCATACAAGTGCAAGAGGATTGGGTCTATTTATCACAAAAAACCAAATTGAAGCAATGGGTGGAAAAATAGAAGTTGAGAGTGAGGTTAATAAAGGAACAACATTTAAACTATATTTACAAAATGAAAAAAATTGA
- a CDS encoding TM2 domain-containing protein, translated as MEENKNEGYDSTKKRMDDTAENIENEAKSTANEFKEGWNQATNSGDNKKLMAGILAIILGSLGIHKFILGYNKEGIILLVATLIGYATSCLGVGFFILMATGVVGLIEGIIYLTKSDEEFYNTYQVGQKPWF; from the coding sequence ATGGAAGAAAACAAAAACGAAGGTTACGACAGCACAAAAAAAAGAATGGACGATACTGCTGAGAATATTGAAAACGAAGCAAAAAGTACGGCCAATGAATTTAAAGAAGGCTGGAATCAAGCCACAAACAGCGGTGATAACAAAAAACTTATGGCCGGGATCTTAGCCATAATATTAGGATCTCTTGGTATTCACAAATTTATTTTAGGATATAACAAAGAAGGTATTATTCTACTTGTAGCTACTTTAATTGGTTATGCCACATCTTGCCTAGGTGTTGGTTTTTTTATTTTAATGGCTACGGGAGTTGTTGGTCTTATTGAAGGTATCATTTACCTTACAAAAAGTGATGAAGAGTTTTACAACACTTATCAAGTAGGACAAAAGCCTTGGTTTTAA
- a CDS encoding VOC family protein, producing MKKRVTGLGGFFFKTKNPKAVKNWYNKHLGLNTDDYGCTFWWKDEEGNKCSTQWSPFDEKTEYFKPSEKQFMMNFRVENLKELLEVLKEEGVTVVGEIEEYDYGKFGWILDPEGNKIELWEPIDSAFLE from the coding sequence ATGAAAAAAAGAGTCACAGGTTTAGGTGGATTTTTCTTTAAAACCAAAAACCCGAAAGCAGTAAAAAATTGGTACAATAAACATTTGGGATTAAATACAGATGATTATGGTTGTACATTTTGGTGGAAGGATGAAGAAGGCAATAAATGTTCAACACAATGGAGTCCTTTTGATGAAAAAACCGAATATTTTAAACCTAGCGAAAAGCAGTTTATGATGAATTTTCGCGTTGAAAACTTAAAAGAGCTTTTAGAAGTTCTTAAAGAAGAAGGCGTAACAGTAGTAGGCGAAATAGAAGAATATGATTATGGAAAATTTGGCTGGATATTAGATCCTGAAGGAAATAAAATTGAACTTTGGGAACCTATTGATAGTGCTTTTTTAGAATAA
- a CDS encoding 2-hydroxyacid dehydrogenase, with protein MKILHLDNNHPLLINRLESAGFSNEEDYISSKESVEKKIENYEGIVIRSRFKIDKQFIDAAKNLKFIARVGAGLESIDIDYAQKKGIYLFAAPEGNRNAVGEHALGMLLSLFNKLNVANTEVKNGQWNREANRGVELDGKTVGLIGYGNMGKAFAKKLQGFDCTVMCYDIKDDVGDKFATQVSLKTLQEMADIVSLHTPWTPLTDKMIDTQFISSFSKPFWFINTARGKSVVTKDLVSALQNGSILGAGLDVLEYEKLSFESLFTSEEMPKALQQLLQMDQVLVTPHIAGWTVESKIKLAETIVEKILEKFK; from the coding sequence ATGAAAATCCTTCACTTAGATAACAATCATCCGCTTTTAATAAATCGGCTTGAGAGTGCCGGTTTTAGTAATGAAGAGGATTATATTTCTTCAAAAGAAAGTGTTGAAAAGAAGATAGAGAATTATGAAGGTATTGTTATAAGAAGTCGTTTTAAAATTGACAAGCAGTTTATTGACGCTGCAAAAAACTTAAAATTTATCGCTCGGGTTGGTGCCGGTCTAGAAAGTATTGACATTGACTACGCACAAAAAAAAGGAATTTACTTATTTGCGGCGCCTGAAGGAAATAGAAATGCCGTAGGAGAACACGCGTTGGGAATGTTATTGTCCCTTTTCAATAAACTAAATGTAGCAAACACCGAAGTAAAAAATGGACAGTGGAATCGCGAAGCAAACCGAGGCGTAGAACTAGACGGTAAAACAGTTGGCCTTATTGGTTATGGAAACATGGGAAAAGCCTTTGCAAAAAAATTACAGGGCTTTGACTGTACCGTTATGTGTTATGATATTAAGGATGATGTTGGTGATAAGTTTGCTACGCAAGTTTCGCTAAAAACATTACAAGAAATGGCAGATATTGTGAGTTTGCATACACCTTGGACTCCATTGACAGATAAAATGATTGACACTCAATTTATTTCAAGTTTCAGCAAACCCTTTTGGTTTATAAATACTGCTCGCGGAAAAAGTGTGGTTACAAAAGACTTGGTTTCGGCGTTACAAAATGGTTCTATTCTAGGTGCCGGGCTTGATGTTTTGGAGTATGAAAAATTATCTTTCGAGTCGCTATTTACTTCAGAAGAGATGCCAAAAGCTCTCCAACAATTACTACAAATGGACCAGGTACTTGTAACTCCGCATATTGCCGGATGGACCGTGGAGAGTAAAATAAAACTAGCTGAAACCATTGTAGAAAAAATACTCGAAAAATTTAAATAA
- a CDS encoding thioesterase family protein → MNTVFSNTFTVPENAIDVNGHVNNITYLQWCIDIAEKHWFAKAPKEFHSTYFWVVLNHFIEYKNPAFKGEKLQIETWVTSAEGVKSERHYKIFRKSDNKVMVNAKTLWCFVELKSQKPTRITEEIRNLFI, encoded by the coding sequence TTGAATACTGTTTTTTCAAATACCTTCACTGTCCCTGAAAACGCAATAGACGTAAATGGTCACGTAAATAATATTACCTATTTGCAGTGGTGTATTGATATTGCTGAAAAACATTGGTTTGCAAAAGCTCCAAAAGAATTTCACTCCACTTACTTCTGGGTAGTATTAAATCATTTTATTGAATATAAAAATCCGGCTTTTAAAGGTGAAAAATTACAGATTGAAACCTGGGTAACTTCTGCTGAAGGAGTAAAAAGCGAACGCCACTATAAGATTTTCAGAAAAAGTGATAACAAAGTGATGGTCAACGCAAAAACGCTTTGGTGCTTTGTTGAATTGAAATCACAAAAACCTACCCGCATTACCGAAGAAATTCGTAATTTGTTTATATAA